One genomic segment of Mercenaria mercenaria strain notata unplaced genomic scaffold, MADL_Memer_1 contig_3095, whole genome shotgun sequence includes these proteins:
- the LOC128552730 gene encoding uncharacterized protein K02A2.6-like, whose product MRRSNTAVKRVRHPIPTVDEVLYDLNGSTVYSKLDISNAYHQLELHPDSREITTFITHVGMFRYKRLLQGVSCTSEMFQKVLEQVLQNCPGTRNIMDDIIVHAPTKDEHQKCLEIVLGVLHEKGFTLNPSKCQFEMSKVTFMGNVLSEHGVGPTESKVRDVLNARAPRNAAEVRSFLGLVNFNARYIQNLASISEPMRKLTRKNVRFKWGREEQNSFDTLKQKLASAEILGYFDINAKTQVVTDASPYGLSAVLTQRQGNDYRVICYASRSLTDVERRYSVTEKECAGVIFGVERFHTYLHGIDFELVTDCKAVQYIFAPKSKPSARIERWVLRLQEYRYTVRHVLSRENISDCLSRLLADNKEKRMSYFIDDDNYILNIARAATPEAVTTREIEKASRYDPEMSSIRDCLMYGLWYKIPFKEYLIVKNELSAIGFLVLRGTRIVVPKELRTKILEAAHSGHPGIVSMKQSLRTRVWWPQIDQDIEKYCKSCHGCQLEGPPAPPEPLKPTELPSGPWEYLACDLLGPLPTGEHLVVVIDFYSRFMEIEIVKSTTSENIATVLMKMFARHGTCFLLRTDNASYFTSDYFKSFLKEHGIKLTHSTPLAPNQNGLVERQMSSIMKRIRIAIAEKRNWKHEIQTYLLMYRSSPHATTGVSPAELMYGRKIRTKVPCLQEYGKFDLSDQSVRDRDCEKKEKSKQYTDQIRNAVENSISVGDLVLLRNKKKDKTDTRFSSKPYTVTQKHGNSVTIERDGVQYNRDVTHLKKVRNAVFGKYVP is encoded by the coding sequence ATGAGGCGAAGCAACACGGCTGTGAAGCGGGTACGACACCCGATTCCTACCGTGGACGAGGTGCTGTACGATTTGAACGGATCAACAGTGTATAGTAAGCTAGACATTTCAAATGCCTATCATCAACTCGAGCTTCATCCTGATTCAAGGGAAATAACTACGTTCATAACTCATGTTGGAATGTTCCGTTACAAAAGATTACTCCAGGGAGTCAGCTGTACTAGTGAAATGTTTCAGAAAGTGCTTGAACAAGTTCTACAAAATTGCCCTGGTACACGTAACATTATGGATGATATAATAGTGCACGCGCCTACAAAAGATGAACACCAGAAGTGTTTAGAAATTGTGCTCGGAGTGTTACATGAAAAAGGGTTCACATTAAACCCATCAAAGTGTCAATTTGAAATGTCAAAAGTGACATTCATGGGAAACGTATTGTCCGAACACGGGGTTGGTCCAACCGAAAGTAAAGTGCGCGATGTGCTCAACGCAAGAGCACCACGAAATGCCGCGGAAGTTAGGTCATTCTTAGGATTAGTCAATTTCAATGCTAGGTATATTCAAAATCTGGCTTCGATTTCAGAACCGATGAGAAAACTCACACGAAAAAATGTCAGGTTTAAATGGGGCCGCGAAGAGCAAAATAGCTTTGATACATTGAAACAGAAATTGGCAAGCGCGGAAATATTAGGTTATTTCGACATAAATGCCAAAACACAAGTCGTGACCGACGCAAGTCCCTATGGGCTTTCAGCTGTTCTCACTCAACGTCAAGGCAATGATTACCGTGTTATTTGTTATGCTAGCCGCAGTTTAACTGATGTTGAAAGGCGGTATTCCGTGACCGAGAAAGAATGTGCTGGCGTTATTTTTGGAGTCGAGAGATTTCACACATATTTACACGGCATTGACTTTGAACTTGTTACTGATTGTAAAGCTGTTCAGTACATTTTCGCGCCAAAATCAAAACCAAGTGCGCGAATCGAAAGATGGGTCTTGCGATTGCAGGAATATAGATATACAGTGCGCCATGTCCTAAGCCGCGAGAACATTTCAGATTGTCTGAGTAGATTATTGGCTGATAATAAAGAAAAACGGATGTCATATTTTATAGATGATGATAACTATATTCTGAATATAGCACGTGCCGCAACGCCTGAAGcggtaacaacgcgagaaatagAAAAAGCGTCTAGATACGACCCTGAAATGTCTTCAATTCGTGATTGTTTGATGTACGGTTTATGGTACAAAATTCCATTTAAGGAATATTTGATTGTTAAAAACGAATTGTCGGCTATCGGATTCTTAGTGCTTCGAGGTACGCGAATAGTGGTACCAAAAGAATTAAGAACGAAAATACTCGAAGCGGCACATAGTGGTCATCCTGGTATAGTGTCAATGAAACAGTCACTTCGTACACGCGTATGGTGGCCACAGATAGATCAAGATATAGAGAAATATTGTAAATCTTGTCATGGGTGTCAATTAGAAGGCCCTCCGGCGCCTCCGGAGCCGCTAAAACCGACGGAACTACCTAGTGGACCGTGGGAATATTTAGCATGTGACTTATTAGGACCACTTCCGACAGGTGAACATTTAGTCGTGGTAATAGATTTTTACAGCCGATTTATGGAAATAGAAATCGTAAAATCCACCACATCGGAAAATATTGCTACAGTTCTTATGAAAATGTTTGCGAGACACGGAACATGCTTCCTTTTAAGGACTGATAATGCAAGTTATTTTACAAGTGACTATTTCAAGTCATTTCTAAAAGAACATGGCATTAAACTCACACATTCTACGCCCTTAGCGCCAAATCAAAATGGGCTAGTAGAAAGACAGATGTCAAGCATAATGAAGCGTATTCGCATAGCAATTGCTGAAAAACGTAATTGGAAACATGAGATTCAGACATATTTATTGATGTATCGCAGTAGCCCGCATGCTACCACAGGTGTAAGTCCAGCAGAATTAATGTACGGTCGTAAAATTAGGACCAAAGTCCCATGCTTACAGGAATACGGAAAATTCGATCTTTCCGATCAATCTGTAAGAGATAGAGACTgcgagaaaaaagaaaaatcaaaacagTATACGGATCAAATAAGGAATGCGGTAGAAAATTCCATTTCTGTAGGTGATTTAGTCTtgttaagaaacaaaaagaaagataaaacagaCACGCGTTTTTCGTCTAAACCTTATACTGTTACGCAGAAACACGGGAATTCGGTTACCATAGAGAGAGATGGGGTGCAGTATAATAGGGATGTCACTCATTTAAAAAAAGTACGAAACGCCGTTTTCGGAAAATACGTCCCATGA